One window from the genome of Marinobacter sp. LV10R510-11A encodes:
- a CDS encoding cbb3-type cytochrome c oxidase subunit I, producing the protein MTPTIAILLIITFVLSTVGLLLLIWSIANNQFSHGEEAARTIFSPGEEGHSEDPARASDPTFTGDNTEQAAAIKARWSADQSSKTSVLTWLSSSIFWLLLGSAFGLMSSIKMHLPEFLAASEFLTFGRVRPVHLNAVTYGWASMAGIGVALFLIPRLFKTSLVGGKYAVFGAAIWNIGLVLGLVAITLGFSDGEEWLEFPWQIDILFVFGGGLCAIPLLLTAANRQVEHLYVTSWYLMAALVWFPILFLIANLPFTFPGASGATVNWWFAHNVLGLWVTPIGIGIAYYMIPKILGRPIISYQLSLIGFWSLALFYSQVGIHHLIGGPIPTWLVTLSIVHSVMMSIPVITVAINHHGTMMGNFSRLKDSPTLRFVWIGALMYTVASLQGSMEALRSVNVITHFTHYTIAHAHLGMYAFLSFILFGAVYFIMPRLTNWEWPWRRLISLHFWLVSVGIVIYVVSLTVTGWKQGVALLDAAMPFMDIVRMTIPGLQARTVGGTLMTLGHIVFAFHFVAMLMHRGNAQEQPTLFRPAVKEATR; encoded by the coding sequence ATGACGCCTACCATCGCCATTCTCCTGATCATCACCTTCGTGCTCTCGACGGTTGGTCTGTTGCTGCTAATTTGGTCTATCGCCAATAATCAGTTCAGCCACGGCGAGGAAGCCGCACGCACTATTTTCTCCCCCGGTGAGGAAGGCCACAGTGAAGACCCGGCGCGAGCTTCCGACCCGACCTTTACCGGCGACAACACTGAACAGGCAGCCGCCATCAAAGCACGTTGGTCCGCAGACCAGTCATCGAAAACGTCGGTGTTAACCTGGCTGAGTTCGTCGATTTTCTGGCTGCTTTTGGGCTCAGCTTTCGGCCTGATGTCGTCCATTAAAATGCATCTGCCGGAGTTTCTGGCCGCCAGTGAGTTTCTCACCTTCGGCCGGGTACGCCCTGTGCACCTGAACGCCGTCACTTACGGCTGGGCCTCCATGGCAGGCATTGGCGTGGCGCTTTTCCTGATCCCCCGGCTGTTCAAAACCTCTCTGGTCGGCGGAAAATATGCCGTATTTGGCGCTGCCATCTGGAATATCGGCCTGGTTCTCGGGCTGGTGGCTATTACGCTTGGCTTCTCCGACGGTGAGGAATGGTTGGAGTTTCCGTGGCAGATAGACATTCTGTTCGTGTTCGGCGGCGGTCTTTGCGCCATACCCTTGCTGTTAACCGCGGCCAACCGCCAGGTGGAGCATCTCTATGTAACCAGCTGGTATTTGATGGCTGCACTGGTGTGGTTTCCGATTCTGTTCCTGATTGCCAACCTGCCCTTTACTTTTCCCGGCGCATCCGGCGCCACCGTTAACTGGTGGTTCGCCCACAACGTTCTCGGGCTTTGGGTAACGCCCATAGGCATTGGTATTGCCTACTACATGATTCCGAAAATCCTTGGCAGGCCGATTATCTCCTACCAACTGTCGCTGATCGGCTTCTGGTCGTTGGCGCTGTTCTACAGCCAAGTGGGCATTCACCACTTGATTGGCGGGCCCATACCAACTTGGTTGGTTACCCTGTCGATCGTTCACAGTGTAATGATGTCGATTCCGGTCATTACCGTCGCTATTAACCACCACGGCACCATGATGGGTAACTTCAGCCGCCTGAAAGACTCGCCCACCCTTCGTTTTGTGTGGATAGGCGCTCTTATGTATACGGTAGCGTCGCTCCAAGGCTCCATGGAAGCGCTTCGCAGCGTTAACGTTATTACTCACTTTACCCACTACACCATCGCCCACGCGCACCTTGGTATGTATGCCTTCCTAAGCTTCATTCTGTTTGGCGCCGTGTATTTCATTATGCCGCGCCTCACCAATTGGGAATGGCCATGGCGCAGGCTGATCAGTCTGCATTTCTGGCTGGTGAGCGTCGGCATTGTAATTTACGTGGTGTCGCTAACCGTTACTGGCTGGAAGCAGGGCGTGGCGCTGCTCGATGCCGCAATGCCCTTCATGGATATTGTGCGTATGACAATCCCCGGGCTTCAGGCACGCACCGTTGGTGGCACTCTGATGACCCTGGGGCACATAGTGTTTGCGTTCCACTTCGTTGCCATGCTTATGCACCGTGGCAACGCTCAAGAGCAACCAACACTGTTCCGCCCTGCTGTTAAGGAGGCCACACGATGA
- a CDS encoding cbb3-type cytochrome c oxidase subunit II — MKHALAIMVGAALILLLATLTLVVMPYLQMSAEQVPPDLKPYTEQQQRGRQLYIANGCVYCHSQQPRDPGFAPGDRDRGWGRPSVPGDYAYDQPHLLGTMRTGPDLFNVGARLPSIDWQLLHLYNPRTIHKDSIMPSYPFLFRHVDEAEEGDKVVYLPASFGPESGQIVATEDALALAEYMLALDHTYPAPTLPKIDKPKE; from the coding sequence ATGAAACATGCCCTCGCAATTATGGTCGGTGCGGCTCTTATTCTGTTGCTAGCCACGCTTACGCTGGTGGTTATGCCGTACTTACAAATGTCGGCAGAACAGGTTCCACCGGATCTCAAGCCCTACACAGAGCAACAGCAGCGTGGCCGGCAGTTGTATATAGCCAACGGCTGTGTCTACTGCCATAGCCAGCAACCACGGGACCCGGGTTTTGCGCCCGGAGACAGAGACCGGGGTTGGGGACGCCCTTCAGTACCCGGCGACTACGCTTACGATCAGCCGCACTTGCTGGGTACCATGCGTACCGGCCCTGATCTGTTCAACGTTGGCGCACGGCTACCCAGCATCGACTGGCAACTGCTGCATCTTTACAACCCGCGTACGATCCACAAAGACAGTATCATGCCGTCTTATCCCTTCCTGTTTCGCCATGTAGATGAAGCAGAGGAGGGTGACAAAGTGGTCTATCTGCCGGCGTCTTTTGGACCCGAATCCGGGCAGATTGTTGCCACCGAAGATGCACTCGCGCTCGCCGAATATATGCTCGCGCTTGACCATACCTATCCGGCACCTACCTTGCCGAAAATCGATAAACCCAAGGAGTAA
- a CDS encoding cytochrome c, with protein sequence MDQHDHRAQNREAAEPEEGTRAVPKIVIAWIAVLIVWGVGYYAWQIGKPMLGGDSRTPVAAEHQESKPAEVVSSVSSETAESADAASSEAPSTSNSVEPSTPDPESSDVASSEDSSPSNTANTASAEADGAAIFSAQCSACHQANGQGIPGAFPPLAGSEWLLGDPNIPIAIVHDGLQGEIEVAGNKFQGMMPPLGGQLSDAELAAVLTYARSQWGNNASEVSPDAVAKHKERFGDRGSWSAEELTEVFGEP encoded by the coding sequence ATGGACCAGCATGATCATCGCGCTCAGAACCGTGAAGCAGCCGAACCAGAAGAGGGCACTCGTGCCGTCCCAAAAATTGTCATTGCCTGGATAGCCGTTCTGATTGTCTGGGGTGTTGGCTACTACGCCTGGCAGATTGGCAAGCCTATGCTGGGTGGTGACAGCCGCACGCCCGTTGCAGCCGAGCATCAAGAATCTAAGCCCGCAGAAGTTGTAAGTTCTGTTAGCTCTGAAACTGCCGAGAGCGCCGACGCGGCGAGTTCAGAAGCGCCTAGCACTTCGAATTCAGTCGAGCCCAGCACGCCTGATCCAGAGAGCTCAGACGTTGCAAGCTCCGAGGATTCTAGCCCTAGCAACACAGCAAACACAGCAAGCGCAGAAGCGGATGGCGCAGCTATTTTCAGCGCTCAATGCAGTGCCTGTCACCAGGCTAATGGACAGGGTATTCCTGGCGCGTTTCCACCCTTAGCGGGAAGTGAATGGTTGCTGGGTGACCCAAATATCCCTATCGCCATCGTTCATGACGGTTTGCAGGGTGAAATTGAAGTTGCGGGCAATAAGTTCCAAGGCATGATGCCTCCGCTTGGAGGGCAACTCTCGGATGCAGAATTGGCAGCTGTGCTGACCTACGCTCGGAGCCAGTGGGGTAATAACGCAAGCGAGGTCAGCCCAGACGCGGTAGCTAAACACAAAGAGCGCTTTGGTGACCGTGGAAGCTGGTCTGCAGAAGAGCTAACGGAGGTTTTCGGGGAACCCTAA
- a CDS encoding heavy metal translocating P-type ATPase — protein sequence MPDSNANTAQESLHQKPEQQDILMIEGMRCGSCAIAVEALLKKQPGVSDAAVNFAADVALICWDNEKPPLAGLQKAVARLGYRLHGSVDAERSKLQAESVRKHLQRRLAVAVVFGMWSMMPALLIYLAPFGAVEPEVLWPLALASGLFAVPVVLYSGSHFYRVGWRTLIAGAPGLDSLIFIAVFAACIISAWQLAAGSHHVYFDAAVMLITFQLIARLLDTSVRRRASEIIRRYLQDVPEQVTLKTSSGHYETRPANDVETGERIILKAGELLALDGQIIQGHGQADLSMLTGEHLPQALGPGAEMLAGCQLVEGELELSVTADIGQRRIDRLSRSISALLSRKTTLQRLTDRIARILLPVILIAAVLAVALALVQGLPAPEAAARGLAVMIISCPCALSLAIPLVITMGHAHMVDRGIVLRDPAALEAAAEVGAIVFDKTGTLTTGEPSVDSIAPAEQWTKNTLLELAQNILCESHHPVARGLRAENASSSAAISDGTRESIAGAGTRWINGGDTALAGQADWLREQGVEVPTTEDTGMNVHIACNGRYAGKIGFQETLRPEAAPTIGQLTRQGYAIYLLSGDTRNACLELAERLGIPSKHVLSGYSPEQKHSFMENLEKQTNAVFVGDGLNDGLALAGARLGIAVGNAASATGAAAAVYLTESIEKVPATLLLAQRARKLMRQNLFWAVGYNALVVPLAVMGWVQPVIAAIAMSLSSLCVLLNSLRMQKQVPGDAPKRSPNASVTASPA from the coding sequence ATGCCCGATAGCAACGCGAACACGGCACAAGAGTCTCTGCACCAGAAGCCCGAGCAACAGGACATTCTGATGATAGAGGGGATGCGCTGTGGCAGCTGTGCCATCGCCGTTGAAGCTCTGCTGAAAAAGCAACCCGGGGTCAGTGACGCAGCCGTTAACTTTGCAGCCGACGTGGCCCTGATTTGCTGGGACAACGAAAAGCCGCCGCTTGCGGGCCTGCAGAAGGCCGTCGCGCGCCTGGGCTATCGACTGCATGGTTCGGTCGACGCCGAGCGAAGCAAACTCCAGGCAGAATCCGTGCGCAAGCATCTGCAAAGACGACTGGCCGTTGCCGTTGTTTTTGGCATGTGGAGCATGATGCCGGCTCTGCTAATCTATCTGGCGCCGTTCGGAGCGGTAGAGCCGGAGGTACTCTGGCCGCTCGCCTTGGCCAGCGGCCTGTTCGCGGTGCCGGTAGTGCTCTATTCCGGCTCCCACTTCTATCGAGTGGGTTGGCGCACGCTGATTGCGGGCGCACCTGGTCTCGACAGCCTGATTTTTATCGCAGTGTTTGCCGCCTGTATCATCTCGGCTTGGCAACTCGCCGCCGGCAGCCACCACGTGTATTTCGACGCTGCCGTCATGTTGATTACCTTCCAACTGATCGCAAGGCTGTTGGACACCAGCGTACGCCGGCGCGCCTCAGAGATTATTCGTCGCTACCTTCAAGATGTACCAGAGCAGGTCACCCTGAAAACCTCCAGCGGCCACTACGAAACCCGCCCAGCCAACGACGTTGAAACCGGCGAACGCATTATTCTAAAGGCCGGTGAACTGCTAGCTCTGGATGGCCAGATCATCCAAGGCCATGGACAGGCGGATCTGTCGATGCTAACCGGAGAACACCTGCCACAAGCCCTCGGGCCGGGTGCGGAAATGTTGGCAGGCTGTCAGCTAGTGGAAGGCGAACTCGAGCTGTCGGTAACCGCAGACATTGGCCAGCGCCGCATTGACCGCTTATCCCGATCCATCAGCGCCCTGCTCAGCCGAAAAACTACCCTGCAGCGACTAACAGACCGTATTGCCCGAATCCTACTACCCGTTATTTTAATCGCCGCCGTGCTGGCCGTGGCACTCGCCCTTGTTCAGGGTCTACCGGCCCCGGAGGCCGCCGCTCGTGGGCTCGCGGTCATGATCATTAGCTGCCCCTGCGCACTGAGCCTGGCCATTCCGCTAGTGATCACCATGGGCCACGCTCACATGGTAGACCGCGGCATCGTATTACGAGACCCCGCGGCGCTGGAAGCCGCCGCAGAGGTTGGCGCGATTGTCTTCGACAAAACAGGCACCCTAACCACCGGCGAGCCCAGCGTCGACAGCATTGCGCCAGCGGAGCAATGGACTAAAAACACATTGCTGGAGCTGGCACAGAATATTCTCTGTGAGTCCCATCACCCTGTCGCCAGAGGGCTTAGGGCAGAAAACGCATCCTCATCTGCAGCAATATCTGACGGCACCCGGGAAAGCATTGCAGGCGCGGGCACACGATGGATCAACGGCGGAGACACCGCCCTAGCTGGGCAAGCGGATTGGCTTCGAGAACAAGGGGTCGAAGTGCCAACCACCGAAGATACTGGAATGAACGTCCATATAGCCTGCAACGGGCGCTATGCCGGGAAGATCGGTTTTCAGGAAACCCTCAGACCAGAGGCTGCACCAACCATTGGGCAACTGACACGCCAAGGCTATGCCATCTATCTGCTCAGCGGCGATACCCGAAACGCCTGCCTGGAATTGGCGGAACGCCTTGGCATACCCAGTAAACACGTGCTTTCCGGTTACTCCCCCGAGCAGAAACACAGCTTTATGGAAAACCTCGAAAAGCAAACCAACGCGGTGTTCGTGGGTGACGGGCTGAACGATGGCCTAGCCTTGGCAGGTGCAAGACTAGGCATCGCCGTTGGCAACGCTGCCTCCGCCACTGGCGCAGCTGCCGCCGTTTATCTCACCGAAAGCATTGAAAAAGTGCCCGCTACTCTGTTGTTAGCTCAGCGAGCCCGCAAACTCATGCGCCAGAACCTGTTCTGGGCAGTAGGTTACAACGCCTTGGTTGTTCCACTGGCGGTTATGGGTTGGGTGCAGCCTGTTATTGCCGCCATCGCCATGTCACTCAGCAGCCTGTGTGTTCTACTCAACAGCCTGCGTATGCAAAAACAGGTGCCCGGTGACGCGCCAAAACGCTCACCAAATGCCAGTGTCACGGCTTCGCCGGCCTGA